The following are encoded together in the Parabacteroides chongii genome:
- a CDS encoding inositol monophosphatase family protein, with product MLNLEELCTQVQRIARKAGAFLKEERRKFDRARVEEKSAHNYVSYVDKESEKWLIAQLSALLPEAGFIAEEGSGSLTDENYCWLVDPLDGTSNYIHDLAPYCVSIALRNKEELLLGVVYEVCRDECFYAWKGSKAYLDGKEIHVSDVSDLDKAFIDLGFPYNSDAYRPVALRLVDRLYGFAGGTRLMGAAAAEVCYIAAGRFEARIEAYIGPWDIAAGALILMQAGGKVTDFSGGDNWQSGDEVLATNGAMHETLIRLIRE from the coding sequence ATGTTGAACTTAGAAGAACTTTGTACCCAGGTACAACGGATAGCCCGGAAAGCCGGGGCTTTCCTGAAAGAGGAACGACGTAAATTCGACCGCGCACGAGTAGAAGAAAAAAGTGCCCACAACTATGTATCGTATGTCGACAAGGAATCGGAAAAGTGGCTGATCGCACAACTCTCCGCCCTGCTTCCCGAAGCCGGTTTCATCGCCGAAGAAGGTAGCGGAAGCCTGACAGACGAAAACTACTGCTGGCTGGTCGACCCGCTGGACGGGACTTCCAACTATATCCATGATCTTGCCCCTTATTGTGTCAGCATCGCTCTGCGCAACAAAGAGGAGTTATTGCTCGGCGTAGTCTATGAAGTCTGCCGCGACGAATGTTTCTATGCCTGGAAAGGCAGCAAAGCCTATCTCGACGGTAAAGAGATACATGTATCCGACGTGTCCGACCTCGACAAAGCTTTTATCGATCTAGGATTTCCTTACAACTCGGATGCTTATCGCCCGGTAGCCCTCCGCCTCGTCGACAGGCTGTACGGCTTTGCCGGAGGAACCCGTCTGATGGGAGCTGCGGCAGCCGAAGTATGCTATATTGCCGCCGGACGGTTCGAAGCCCGTATCGAGGCTTATATCGGTCCCTGGGACATTGCCGCCGGTGCCCTGATCCTGATGCAGGCGGGAGGTAAAGTGACCGACTTCAGCGGTGGCGACAACTGGCAGTCGGGCGACGAAGTGCTTGCCACCAAT
- a CDS encoding MutS-related protein: protein MSIFNFRKRPAAYGGEEKAETYDFSEIAAFFRCDTHKQALGVLSEQTCSDLGLDDLFMFTDRTASRVGQQYLYNLMRTIPEKDGEIKANEAIIEKLSADSEEHASVVKELQILQAVEAYSIAPLLQTEHPPVSAWWQFVLRVCSLLPTFFLLLFLFYKLVPALLLLFAALLVNGGLHYRNKHNGLGYLVSMPQLIKMLDAAGKLAVDPLLSAISRNVPGALASLETLRRSSKSLRIESRLDNDLAVILWSVTEMIKIFFLIEPLAYNKMVRLLKDKNAAIETVFRFVGLTDSLSSVAFLRKRLPYYCLPGQPDVEVRMEADEMYHPLVENCVSNAISIKGRSILFTGSNMSGKTTFIRTLGVNILAAQTLNTAFARQMQLQMPVMIHAALMLSDSLSDGKSFYMKEVESIRDMLSYSQSEHTNLFLLDEIFKGTNTTERIAAAKAVLSFLNTSRNIVVVSTHDTELGTFLANEYDLYHFCETISEGMLSFDYKLKSGNLYQRNAIRILEINDYPASLIEDAYSVIRQIEG from the coding sequence ATGAGCATCTTTAACTTCCGGAAACGTCCTGCCGCTTATGGCGGTGAGGAGAAAGCAGAGACTTATGATTTCTCTGAGATAGCTGCTTTCTTCCGTTGTGATACCCATAAACAGGCTCTGGGAGTGCTGTCTGAGCAAACATGCTCCGACCTGGGACTGGATGATCTGTTCATGTTTACCGACCGTACCGCCTCTCGGGTGGGACAACAATACCTTTATAACCTGATGCGTACGATCCCGGAAAAGGATGGGGAGATTAAGGCGAACGAGGCTATCATTGAAAAGCTCTCTGCCGATTCTGAAGAACATGCCTCTGTAGTAAAAGAGCTGCAAATTCTGCAGGCTGTGGAAGCGTATAGTATCGCTCCTTTGTTGCAGACCGAACATCCGCCTGTATCTGCCTGGTGGCAGTTTGTGCTCCGGGTCTGCAGCCTTCTGCCGACGTTTTTCCTTTTGTTGTTTCTGTTTTATAAGCTGGTACCGGCGTTGCTGCTGTTGTTTGCCGCCCTTTTGGTGAATGGAGGGCTCCATTACCGGAACAAACATAACGGACTCGGCTATCTGGTATCGATGCCCCAGCTGATAAAGATGCTGGACGCAGCAGGAAAACTGGCTGTCGATCCGTTGTTATCGGCGATAAGCAGGAATGTGCCTGGGGCACTGGCTTCGCTGGAGACGTTGAGGCGGTCGAGTAAATCCCTGCGGATAGAGTCGAGGCTGGATAACGACCTGGCTGTGATCCTGTGGTCTGTCACGGAGATGATAAAGATATTCTTTCTGATAGAACCTTTGGCATATAATAAGATGGTCCGTTTGCTGAAAGATAAAAATGCGGCCATCGAGACCGTATTTCGTTTTGTCGGGTTGACCGACAGCCTTTCGTCGGTGGCTTTTCTTCGCAAAAGGCTTCCTTATTATTGCCTGCCGGGACAACCGGACGTTGAGGTGCGCATGGAAGCAGACGAGATGTATCATCCGCTGGTGGAGAATTGTGTTTCGAATGCCATCAGCATAAAAGGACGTTCCATCCTGTTTACCGGTTCGAATATGTCGGGCAAGACGACCTTTATCCGGACTTTAGGCGTGAATATTCTTGCGGCACAGACATTGAATACAGCTTTTGCCCGGCAGATGCAGCTACAGATGCCCGTTATGATACATGCCGCCCTGATGTTATCCGACAGCCTGTCCGATGGCAAGAGCTTTTATATGAAGGAGGTGGAATCGATCCGTGACATGCTTTCTTACAGTCAAAGCGAGCACACCAACCTCTTCCTGCTGGATGAGATATTTAAAGGGACGAACACGACTGAACGGATAGCGGCAGCTAAGGCTGTGCTGTCATTCCTGAATACTTCCCGCAATATCGTGGTGGTCTCCACCCACGATACCGAACTGGGTACATTCCTTGCAAATGAATACGACTTGTACCATTTTTGCGAGACAATATCCGAAGGGATGCTTTCGTTCGATTATAAGCTAAAATCCGGAAATTTATACCAGCGAAATGCGATACGGATCTTGGAGATCAATGACTATCCGGCTTCATTGATCGAGGATGCTTACTCCGTTATCCGGCAGATAGAAGGTTAA
- a CDS encoding translocation/assembly module TamB domain-containing protein, producing the protein MRIWLKRIGIVCLIPVVLVLLVSVLLYIPPVQNFAVKKAAYYAGKATGMQIGIERIRLSFPLNLTVRGVEVLTTPADTLLTLKSLTVNVRALPLLKKEVLVDAIDLEGVKVNTGTFIEGMEIKGVLGRLYAKADRINLSKEKVTLNTIDLSDTAITLLLNDTTTKADTTSAAVNWILSLQKINLDRVAFAMQMPADSLRLSTYIDKASLKDGIVDLGASHYGADLFTLTGSTLGYDADYQDPVAGFDPSHIALSNVTISLDSLFYGGRDIKARIRELSAEDRSGLTISSLTGSLHSDSTNINVPQLLLKTPSSEVRLLAMVPWSSFDADPEGNMRVLLTASVGKEDVMTFAGELPVDFQKAYPQKPLSLTAGVEGNLSSMLLRQLKGELPGTFRMDVSGTMKSLTDSIRRSGKLNLKAETGNLEFLLSMLPAAERHRYNIPSGMTLTGEAALKNNEYQADLLLREDKGKVLLTASFDPGKEAYKADLKVDSLEPVHFMPLDSLYYLTASIQAEGKGFDPFKSSSWAKLDGKLTDIRYGNYNVSDVTMDGSLEKNFLKFDLLSKYPLAEMDLTLNATLLKKEIQAMVIADVTNLDLYGMHLMNDSLATSFQLFAEAETDMGKNNRVDVTLGNWELITTTGTYKPKTLTLHAQSTKDTTRVSFHAGDLGIVLTGNSDLETMTGKFNKISEGLNKQLEKDSMINIPAFKPLLPDMHLAVSAGKDNPIYNILQQANISFNNLSLEAFTSPEEGFRLDAGVYSLMQDTTRIDTISFAIRQDSLGLLYDAGVIKTKFRQQAPFTAGVKGKIRNTFADAEVLYTDGKGDTGILLGLRADKVEEGINLHLFPDNPILAFRPFKLNPDNYILYKNEKDIAANVRLSGDENASLWIHSLPEKDKMEELHLELSQINLDVISKAFTEIPAMQGILSADMQYAPSDSSFLVVVDANIDNLIYEGGRVGELMFSTVYLPLADNKHQVDMHFFRDQNEVMSATALYKMGKEDHLDGTLDVTHLPLDMVNPFIPDNMASLNGVLEGNMTIKGSSKAPEVNGYIEMDSTSMFVTAVGTSFRVDDKQIVVKDNKILFDEYHIHAAGKNPFVIDGTVDFRNPSRMMADLKLTADHMQLLDVKRNKESMVYGKLLVNLASTVKGPLDALMMRGSLQLLGGTNVTYVMKDSPLTVQDRLSDLVTFTSFEDTLVNRRRQEAPLPLGGLDMLLTIRIDQSVRLNADITPDRSSKVELEGGGDLSFQYTPQGDMILNGRYTLSGGIVKYALPIIPLKEFNIQDGSYVQWSGDPMDPYLDLTATERIRTNVTQDGSGSRMVNFDVGIALKQQLENLGLQFVLTAPEDQSMQTSLNSMGEDERTKLAVGMIITGMYLANSSGGKQNLNMGAALNSFLNSEISNIAGSALKTVDISFGMDSYDENGDGTGGQRTDYNFSFAKRFWNDRIRIVLGGRISTGENASNSNQTQAFIDNVSIEYRLDASGTRYVKLFHDKNYESLLEGEITETGVGIVLRRKMLHMRELFNFKKNRPKPVYEEE; encoded by the coding sequence ATGAGGATTTGGTTGAAACGAATAGGGATCGTATGCCTGATACCGGTGGTATTGGTTTTGTTGGTCTCTGTACTTTTATACATACCGCCTGTTCAGAACTTTGCCGTGAAAAAAGCGGCCTACTATGCCGGTAAAGCTACCGGGATGCAGATAGGGATAGAACGGATACGCCTTTCTTTCCCATTGAACCTGACGGTTCGCGGTGTAGAGGTATTGACTACCCCTGCCGATACGCTTTTGACATTGAAAAGCCTGACCGTAAATGTGCGGGCGCTGCCTTTGCTGAAAAAGGAAGTGCTGGTAGACGCGATCGATCTGGAAGGCGTGAAAGTAAATACGGGTACCTTTATCGAAGGCATGGAGATAAAAGGGGTACTCGGGCGCTTGTATGCCAAAGCTGACCGTATTAACCTGTCGAAGGAGAAGGTGACACTTAATACGATCGACCTGTCGGATACGGCAATCACTTTGTTGCTGAACGATACGACGACAAAGGCGGATACGACCTCTGCCGCCGTCAATTGGATTTTGAGCCTGCAAAAGATCAATCTCGACCGCGTAGCGTTTGCCATGCAGATGCCTGCGGATTCGTTGCGTCTGTCAACCTATATCGATAAGGCGAGCCTGAAAGACGGTATCGTTGACCTGGGAGCTTCGCATTACGGGGCGGACCTGTTCACGCTGACCGGTTCCACCCTCGGATACGATGCCGACTATCAGGATCCGGTTGCCGGTTTCGATCCTTCACATATCGCTTTAAGCAACGTCACGATCTCGCTCGATTCGCTTTTCTACGGCGGACGGGATATCAAGGCGCGTATCCGCGAACTGTCTGCCGAGGACCGTTCGGGACTGACTATTTCGTCGCTGACCGGTAGTCTCCATAGCGATAGCACGAATATCAATGTTCCGCAGCTTTTGTTGAAAACCCCGTCGTCGGAAGTTCGCTTGCTGGCGATGGTTCCCTGGAGCTCTTTCGATGCGGATCCGGAAGGGAACATGCGGGTATTGCTGACCGCTTCGGTGGGAAAAGAAGACGTTATGACCTTTGCCGGTGAACTGCCCGTCGATTTTCAGAAAGCCTATCCGCAGAAACCGCTATCGTTGACGGCAGGTGTGGAAGGAAACTTATCTTCTATGCTTCTCCGTCAGTTGAAGGGCGAATTGCCGGGTACTTTCCGGATGGATGTTTCCGGTACGATGAAGTCGCTTACCGACAGTATCCGTCGTTCGGGAAAACTGAACCTGAAAGCGGAGACGGGAAACCTGGAGTTCCTTTTGAGTATGCTTCCGGCTGCCGAACGCCACCGGTATAATATCCCTTCCGGTATGACGCTGACCGGTGAGGCTGCCTTGAAGAATAATGAGTACCAGGCAGACCTCCTGTTGCGGGAGGATAAAGGGAAGGTGCTGCTGACCGCCAGCTTTGATCCGGGCAAGGAGGCCTACAAAGCCGACTTGAAAGTCGATAGCTTGGAGCCGGTCCATTTTATGCCGCTCGATTCGCTGTATTATCTGACCGCTTCCATACAGGCGGAAGGAAAGGGTTTCGATCCCTTCAAGAGTTCTTCATGGGCGAAGCTGGACGGGAAACTGACGGATATCCGCTACGGAAATTATAATGTATCCGATGTGACTATGGACGGTTCGCTGGAAAAGAATTTCCTGAAGTTCGACCTGTTGAGTAAATACCCGCTGGCGGAAATGGACCTGACACTGAATGCCACGTTGTTGAAGAAAGAGATCCAGGCGATGGTGATTGCCGATGTCACGAATTTAGACCTCTACGGCATGCATCTTATGAATGATTCGCTGGCTACCTCTTTCCAGCTTTTTGCGGAGGCGGAAACGGATATGGGGAAGAACAATCGGGTCGATGTCACGCTGGGAAACTGGGAACTGATCACTACGACAGGCACGTACAAGCCGAAAACGCTTACCCTGCATGCCCAGAGCACGAAGGATACCACCCGTGTCTCCTTTCATGCGGGCGACCTGGGGATCGTGCTGACCGGTAACTCCGACCTGGAAACGATGACCGGCAAGTTCAACAAGATTTCCGAGGGACTGAACAAACAGCTTGAAAAAGATTCAATGATCAATATCCCTGCTTTCAAACCGTTGTTGCCGGATATGCATTTGGCGGTGTCGGCGGGGAAGGATAATCCGATCTATAATATATTGCAGCAGGCGAACATCTCGTTCAATAACCTGAGCCTGGAAGCCTTTACCTCTCCTGAAGAAGGTTTCCGGCTGGATGCGGGCGTCTATAGCCTGATGCAGGACACGACACGGATCGATACGATCAGTTTTGCCATCCGTCAGGACTCACTCGGTCTGCTGTATGATGCCGGGGTGATCAAGACGAAATTCCGCCAGCAGGCTCCTTTCACAGCCGGAGTCAAGGGGAAGATCCGGAATACGTTTGCCGATGCCGAAGTGCTGTACACAGATGGAAAAGGGGATACGGGTATTCTGCTCGGATTGCGTGCCGACAAGGTGGAGGAGGGGATCAACCTGCATCTCTTCCCGGACAATCCGATCCTGGCTTTCCGTCCTTTCAAACTGAATCCGGATAATTATATTCTTTATAAGAATGAGAAAGATATTGCTGCCAACGTTCGCCTGTCGGGTGATGAGAATGCCTCTTTGTGGATTCATTCGCTGCCCGAAAAGGATAAGATGGAGGAACTGCATCTCGAATTGAGCCAGATCAACCTGGACGTTATCTCGAAAGCATTTACGGAGATACCTGCCATGCAGGGGATACTGAGTGCGGATATGCAGTACGCGCCGTCGGACAGTTCATTCCTGGTGGTGGTCGATGCGAATATCGACAATCTGATCTACGAAGGCGGACGGGTAGGGGAACTGATGTTCAGTACCGTTTATCTCCCGCTGGCGGATAATAAGCATCAGGTCGATATGCACTTCTTTCGCGATCAGAACGAAGTGATGTCGGCGACTGCCCTTTATAAGATGGGGAAAGAAGATCATTTGGACGGAACGCTCGACGTGACGCATCTGCCGTTGGATATGGTGAACCCGTTTATCCCTGATAATATGGCATCGCTGAACGGCGTACTGGAAGGAAATATGACGATAAAGGGCAGTAGTAAGGCGCCCGAAGTGAACGGATATATCGAGATGGATTCGACCTCGATGTTCGTGACCGCCGTGGGAACCAGTTTCCGGGTGGATGATAAGCAGATCGTGGTGAAGGACAACAAGATCCTGTTCGACGAATACCATATCCATGCCGCGGGAAAGAACCCGTTTGTGATAGACGGTACGGTCGATTTCCGGAATCCGTCACGGATGATGGCAGACTTGAAACTGACCGCTGACCATATGCAGTTGCTCGATGTGAAACGGAATAAGGAAAGTATGGTGTATGGCAAGTTGCTCGTCAACCTGGCATCGACGGTGAAAGGTCCGCTCGATGCGCTGATGATGCGTGGCAGCCTGCAGCTGTTGGGCGGAACGAACGTGACTTATGTCATGAAGGATTCTCCGCTGACTGTGCAGGACCGCCTTTCCGACCTGGTGACTTTCACCTCTTTTGAAGATACACTGGTGAACCGCCGCCGGCAGGAAGCTCCGTTACCTTTGGGCGGTCTGGATATGTTGCTGACGATACGCATCGACCAGTCCGTACGGCTGAATGCGGATATCACTCCTGACCGCTCCAGCAAAGTGGAACTCGAAGGTGGGGGCGACCTCTCTTTCCAGTATACCCCGCAGGGTGATATGATCCTGAACGGACGTTATACGCTTTCGGGCGGTATTGTGAAATATGCTTTGCCGATCATCCCGTTGAAGGAATTTAATATACAGGACGGCAGTTATGTGCAATGGAGCGGCGATCCGATGGACCCGTATTTGGATCTGACGGCTACCGAACGCATCCGTACTAATGTAACCCAGGATGGTAGCGGTTCGCGTATGGTGAACTTCGATGTGGGTATTGCCCTGAAGCAACAACTGGAGAATCTGGGCTTGCAGTTTGTCTTGACGGCTCCCGAAGATCAGTCCATGCAGACGAGTCTGAACAGTATGGGTGAGGATGAACGGACGAAACTGGCTGTCGGTATGATTATTACCGGAATGTATTTGGCAAACAGCAGCGGTGGAAAGCAGAAC